A window of the Cystobacter fuscus genome harbors these coding sequences:
- a CDS encoding class I SAM-dependent methyltransferase, producing the protein MGTFLYLLLLTLLLGAMLSIVLYSLRIGITPMPTTGKVRRQMLSLLPETQEGTLLELGSGWGNLAFALADHCPRANVVAYEWSPLPYAFSRLRQRLAPRPNLRLVRGDFFQASFTGASAVVCYVHREAMRRLATKLREELAPGALIVSNTFALRGWMPSRTLVVPDLYRTRVYLYEVPARTEPGASGGI; encoded by the coding sequence ATGGGCACCTTCCTCTACCTGCTCCTCTTGACCCTGCTGCTGGGGGCCATGCTGTCCATCGTCCTCTACTCGCTGCGCATCGGCATCACCCCCATGCCCACCACGGGGAAGGTGCGCCGACAGATGCTCTCGCTCCTCCCCGAGACCCAGGAGGGCACGCTCCTGGAGCTGGGCTCGGGCTGGGGGAACCTGGCCTTCGCGCTCGCGGACCACTGCCCCCGGGCGAACGTGGTGGCCTACGAGTGGTCTCCCCTGCCGTATGCCTTCTCGCGCCTGCGCCAGCGCCTCGCGCCCCGGCCCAACCTGCGACTGGTGCGCGGGGACTTCTTCCAGGCCTCCTTCACGGGGGCCTCGGCCGTCGTCTGCTATGTGCACCGCGAGGCCATGCGCCGCCTGGCGACGAAGCTGAGGGAAGAGCTCGCCCCCGGAGCCCTCATCGTCAGCAACACCTTCGCGCTGCGCGGCTGGATGCCCTCGCGCACCCTGGTGGTCCCGGACCTGTACCGCACCCGCGTCTACCTCTACGAGGTCCCGGCGAGGACGGA